One part of the Candidatus Eisenbacteria bacterium genome encodes these proteins:
- a CDS encoding twin-arginine translocase TatA/TatE family subunit translates to MQFGFREILVILLIVLILFGAKRIPELARSLGRGINEFKGGLKGDAPPEGERKRPEEPKP, encoded by the coding sequence ATGCAGTTCGGTTTCCGTGAGATCCTCGTCATCCTCCTGATCGTCTTGATTCTCTTCGGCGCGAAGAGAATCCCGGAGCTCGCCCGGTCGCTCGGCCGCGGAATCAACGAGTTCAAGGGCGGACTGAAGGGAGATGCCCCTCCCGAAGGCGAGAGGAAGAGGCCGGAGGAGCCGAAGCCCTAG
- a CDS encoding LytR family transcriptional regulator yields the protein MALMPKRRKKAGKAGSWGRGIATAVLLALVGFFGFSIYLGYRASGPPSRKRAERLTAVATVAPEPRFPGIGAPTLILMNGCGRPGLGARVERWLRRQGFDVFETRNADRADYRRTLVVLRSGRRDAAEAVADRLREALGVGEMIEQRVEAPEADALLILGSDFPDTLPPH from the coding sequence ATGGCTCTGATGCCGAAGCGCCGCAAGAAGGCAGGCAAGGCCGGCTCGTGGGGCCGCGGGATCGCCACGGCGGTTCTGCTCGCGCTGGTCGGCTTCTTCGGATTCAGCATCTACCTTGGCTATCGCGCCTCTGGCCCCCCCTCGCGAAAGCGCGCCGAGCGCCTGACGGCCGTGGCCACGGTCGCGCCGGAGCCCAGGTTCCCGGGCATCGGCGCTCCGACGCTGATCCTCATGAATGGCTGTGGGCGGCCCGGCCTTGGCGCAAGGGTGGAGCGCTGGCTGAGACGGCAGGGGTTCGATGTCTTCGAGACGCGCAATGCCGATCGAGCCGACTACAGGCGCACCCTCGTGGTGTTGCGCTCCGGGCGGCGCGACGCGGCCGAGGCGGTCGCCGATCGATTGCGGGAAGCGCTCGGAGTGGGGGAGATGATCGAGCAGAGGGTCGAGGCGCCTGAGGCCGACGCCCTGCTGATCCTCGGCAGCGACTTCCCCGACACGCTGCCTCCCCACTGA